Within the Bacillus pumilus genome, the region TCAAGCATTTCCGACAGTCGCTTGTATGATTCAAGAGCAGCTCGGTGCACATAAAGCATGTGCAATGGATATTAGCGCTGCGTGTGCTGGCTTTATGTATGGGCTTGTTACTGGAAAACAATTTATCGAATCAGGTACGTTCAAGCACGTGCTCGTCGTTGGCGTTGAAAAACTTTCTCGCATAACCGACTGGGATGACCGCAATACTGCTGTTCTGTTTGGAGATGGAGCAGGGGCTGCTGTGTTAGGAGAGGTCAGCGAAGGGAAAGGAATTCTCTCATTTGAGCTTGGAGCCGATGGAAGAGGCGGTAAGCACTTGTACTTAGATGAAAAAGATCATACAATCATGAATGGACGAGAAGTATTTAAATTTGCTGTAAGACAAATGGGCGAGTCAAGCGTAAACGTTATCGAAAAAGCTGGACTATCAAAAGAAGACGTTGACTTCTTGATCCCGCATCAAGCAAACATTCGCATTATGGAAGCAGCCCGCGAACGCCTAGAGCTGCCAGTTGAAAAAATGTCGAAAACAGTCCATAAATATGGAAACACATCAGCAGCATCCATTCCAATTTCACTATGTGAAGAAATTGAAGCCGGAAAAATTCATGACGGCGATGTGATTGTAATGGTAGGCTTTGGTGGCGGATTAACGTGGGGCGCAATCGCTATGCGATGGGGCCGATAAAAGAGTGAGGTGCACAAATTAATGGATAAAAAACGAGTAGTTGTTACAGGATTGGGTGCTTTGACACCTCTTGGCAACGATGTAGAATCAACATGGAAAAATGCTTTAGCAGGTGTATCAGGAGTTGGACCAATCACACGTGTCGACTCAAGTGAATATACAGCAAAAGTGGCTGCAGAATTAAAAGATTTTAACATTGAAGATTACATGGAGAAAAAAGAAGCACGAAAAATGGCACGCTTCACGCAATATGCAGTTGTTGCTGCTCAAAAGGCGCTAGAAGACTCACGTCTTGAAATCACAGATGAAATCGCACCACGTGTTGGTGTATGGGTTGGATCTGGTATTGGCGGACTTGAAACATTTGAAGAGCAGTTTGAAGTGTATTCAAATAAAGGAGCAAGACGCGTAAGCCCGTTCTTCGTTCCAATGATGATTCCAGATATGGCAACAGGTCAAATTTCAATTGCACTTGGCGCAAAAGGGGTTAACTCTTGTACTGTAACAGCATGTGCAACAGGTACAAACTCAATTGGTGATGCATTTAAAGTCATTCAGCGCGGAGATGCAGATGCGATGATCACAGGCGGAACAGAAGCGCCGTTAACAAAAATGTCGTTTGCTGGCTTCTGTGCGAACAAAGCTCTTTCGACAAATCCTGATCCAGAGACAGCAAGCCGTCCATTTGACAAAAACCGTGACGGATTTGTTATGGGTGAGGGTGCAGGAATTGTCGTCCTTGAAGAACTTGAGCATGCATTAAAACGTGGCGCGACGATTTATGCAGAAATCGTTGGATATGGATCAACTGGTGATGCGTATCATATTACAGCACCGGCTCCAAACGGAGAAGGCGGCGTCCGCGCAATGAAAGAAGCAATTCGAGATGCTGGTTTGTCTGTGGAAGAAATTGATTATATCAATGCCCACGGAACAAGCACACCGTACAACGATAAATTTGAAACAATGGCGATTAAAGAAGTGTTCGGAGAGCATGCAAATCAGCTTGCGATCAGTTCGACAAAATCGATGACAGGTCACTTACTTGGCGCAGCAGGCGGAGTAGAAGCTATTTTCTCTGTACTTGCGATTAAAGACAGCGTCATTCCTCCAACCATTAACCTTGAAACACCGGATGAAGAATGTGATCTTGATTATGTGGCAAATGAAGCACGTTCAAAAGAAGTACAAGTGGCTCTAAGTAACTCACTTGGCTTTGGCGGACATAATGCGACAATTATCTTTAAAAAATACGAAGCATAATATTTCCTAAGAAGGCGGCGATCTATAATCAGATTGCCGCTTTTTTGCATATGATGAAAATGGAGGTGTTTAGCAGTATGGGTCTAGTCAATACACAATATCTCATTCATCAATCTTCATCATTTCAGGAGCTTGCGTCGCGCTTTGTTCCTTATTTTAAAGGGGCGGAGGAAAAAGAATGGTCCTCTATTCTCTCCCACCTGCAGCATCACGGCATGATTCGGTCTTTTAAATCATGCAAAGACATGATCGACCAGCTCAAAGAAAAAGGGTACTTCCAGCTCGTTATGAAAGAATACAGGGCGCTGCAAAAGCAGTGGAAAGGCCCTGACATTCCAGTCTTTATTTTGCCAGTCAATGAGAGCAGCAGAGAAATTAGAGAGCAATTTTATTATCAATCCGGCATGGCATTTGACGACAAGGTCTTTCTGTTTTTGTCGCCAAATACCCCGAAGGAACGCATCGGTACATTGCTGACTCATGAATATCACCATGTATGCAGGTTACATTTTCTCACGAAAGAAGAAAAAGATTTTACATTCCTTGATACAATCATGATGGAGGGACTCGCTGAATATGCTGTGTATCATAGATACGGAGAAAGCTATACAGCCAAATGGACCACTCTCTATGACGAATCGCAGCTTCAGCGTATGTATCAGAAATGGGTATCCAGTCATCTTGATCAAAAAGTGCAGGACGACGAAAGACTGATACAGAACCTCCTTTATGGAAAAGGGAACTACCCCAAAATGCTTGGTTACGCCACTGGGTATTATATTGTGAAAAAGTATTTCAATGAGCACAGATTCAGCGAGGAGTCTATGATTGCAGAGCCGTCCGAAACTTTTTTAAAGGCGATAGACTCATAAAGTGAATGATTCACATAAAAAGAGACATATTACAAATTTACTAAATTCTTCTTGATTTCGTCATAACAATGTAATAATATACAAATATAAATTTTGATAATTCTTTTTATTCAAAAAAGGCGCAATTTTTAGATCGATCTTGATTGA harbors:
- a CDS encoding beta-ketoacyl-ACP synthase III, which produces MNAGIIGLGRYIPEKVLTNLDLEKMVETSDEWIRTRTGIEERRIASDDVNTSHMALAAAKKALADADVAAEDIDMILVATVTPDQAFPTVACMIQEQLGAHKACAMDISAACAGFMYGLVTGKQFIESGTFKHVLVVGVEKLSRITDWDDRNTAVLFGDGAGAAVLGEVSEGKGILSFELGADGRGGKHLYLDEKDHTIMNGREVFKFAVRQMGESSVNVIEKAGLSKEDVDFLIPHQANIRIMEAARERLELPVEKMSKTVHKYGNTSAASIPISLCEEIEAGKIHDGDVIVMVGFGGGLTWGAIAMRWGR
- a CDS encoding DUF2268 domain-containing protein, whose amino-acid sequence is MGLVNTQYLIHQSSSFQELASRFVPYFKGAEEKEWSSILSHLQHHGMIRSFKSCKDMIDQLKEKGYFQLVMKEYRALQKQWKGPDIPVFILPVNESSREIREQFYYQSGMAFDDKVFLFLSPNTPKERIGTLLTHEYHHVCRLHFLTKEEKDFTFLDTIMMEGLAEYAVYHRYGESYTAKWTTLYDESQLQRMYQKWVSSHLDQKVQDDERLIQNLLYGKGNYPKMLGYATGYYIVKKYFNEHRFSEESMIAEPSETFLKAIDS
- the fabF gene encoding beta-ketoacyl-ACP synthase II, encoding MDKKRVVVTGLGALTPLGNDVESTWKNALAGVSGVGPITRVDSSEYTAKVAAELKDFNIEDYMEKKEARKMARFTQYAVVAAQKALEDSRLEITDEIAPRVGVWVGSGIGGLETFEEQFEVYSNKGARRVSPFFVPMMIPDMATGQISIALGAKGVNSCTVTACATGTNSIGDAFKVIQRGDADAMITGGTEAPLTKMSFAGFCANKALSTNPDPETASRPFDKNRDGFVMGEGAGIVVLEELEHALKRGATIYAEIVGYGSTGDAYHITAPAPNGEGGVRAMKEAIRDAGLSVEEIDYINAHGTSTPYNDKFETMAIKEVFGEHANQLAISSTKSMTGHLLGAAGGVEAIFSVLAIKDSVIPPTINLETPDEECDLDYVANEARSKEVQVALSNSLGFGGHNATIIFKKYEA